AGATTCCGACGCTTCCGGCTGCATCAGCCATGTTGCCAAAAGAAAGAGGATAGAAAAACTCCCAGCTCAGGAGAAGAGGTCTAGGTCCAAGTTCCCTGGGAAGAAGCGGGAGAGCGCCAGCGAGAGGGAGAAGCTGAGGATGAGAGACCTGACAAAAGCCCTCAACCACCTCAGGACCTACCTGCCCCCCTCTGTGGCTCCGGCTGGACAGACTCTGACCAAGATCGAGACCCTGCGCCTCACCATCAGGTACATCTCCCACCTGTCAGCCCAGCTAGAGCTCAGCGAGAAGGAGCCATGCCTGAAAAGAGAGATGGAAACCACACCACGCCAGTATATTCCACAATGCCCTCAGGGAAGCTCCATGTCTGGACAATGGTATCAGGAGAGACTACAGGGGAACATCCAGAGCAATGATCAATACTGTCTGCCACTGGTCACATCATGTACCAACAACACAGAACCACAACCAAACTACCTGACGTCAGCGGTCTCCTATCAGGACATGATCTTATATCCGGTAAATATGCCTCTATATCACCTCTATAATATTGTCTGTAATCTTCTAATTCATATTATCCAAAAGCAAACCATTGTGTCTGTTGAGAAAGAGCAATTTATAAAGCAGATCGTTTATATCCCATGTCCTCTTTGAATTCTACATTTGATCTGAAACTAATAGGAATGTACtctcttctacagatgcacaaccaGGTGTTACAAAGTGACGTCAAGTCATTTGATATGGCCTACTACCaataatgagtgaagaggtgaaAACACCTGAAGATACAGTGCCTAGATcagagacattatggacaaaaaaatgtaccTAAATATCTATTTATA
This sequence is a window from Oncorhynchus gorbuscha isolate QuinsamMale2020 ecotype Even-year linkage group LG01, OgorEven_v1.0, whole genome shotgun sequence. Protein-coding genes within it:
- the LOC124043651 gene encoding mesoderm posterior protein 2-like, whose protein sequence is MESVDFAKVLFLQAGEHLMDSDGFLKPSCPSSDPGYYSACSSLSPASSIDSFCLSPPCLQWGGGQEKEDSDASGCISHVAKRKRIEKLPAQEKRSRSKFPGKKRESASEREKLRMRDLTKALNHLRTYLPPSVAPAGQTLTKIETLRLTIRYISHLSAQLELSEKEPCLKREMETTPRQYIPQCPQGSSMSGQWYQERLQGNIQSNDQYCLPLVTSCTNNTEPQPNYLTSAVSYQDMILYPMHNQVLQSDVKSFDMAYYQ